From the Anguilla anguilla isolate fAngAng1 chromosome 8, fAngAng1.pri, whole genome shotgun sequence genome, one window contains:
- the LOC118233775 gene encoding uncharacterized protein LOC118233775 isoform X2, producing the protein MEDDHESVNDFDSTSLLCEEHVGKDAGQPYFGETAKGQKENRKGVQEETEREKRVQEQRKEIEEKVAEQQLQVVAASNERKREGEDLDGGKPSSFFSLEDEEEPDVPRAESGCPIGLLAVCDQEEFFSSGLPTDSSSPVAPPFCPMRIQQPRPQKRPHSGSPTSEAPPLLPLESTEPNPPAKLPPKVVSLGDFPPLQVKFTQVYTTRRYTRYTARGQGAFLQYPGVGEGSEALRLEEPADPALMPPKPKKKMRTLYTTDQLEELERLFQDDHYPDSDKRKEIAVAIGVTPQRIMVWFQNRRAKWRKVEKTSGRQERRQSQEGRGHLQICAPQARGGLPTVQASRLTPQTSQALPHYNTILPNCPSPTGVAVGGDVGQQSLTATGPPGPAVDHLPPVMLSPPPLRRASLPLLTSYNPPNHLAPLLLDTPDSSFTTPHPDSAGKESQGTSSSLFDYSETMGNTVKVDTQHYLHSGHQGGALSYQLNPYPQQHSSLLPASSLGQYSRLSYLAPSSSLAPTPPDSNPPSYLTFGTGGSAGVVTYTAGGQAYFQSQSGSQFLLQSGVHGGISAFQACPWSDVYGQTSQFPPTVYHRAQYAPGGAAGLASAQHYIQMQRPGAGPGQTVFQPVQRGPVGPVASLQLPPTSTLRPQYQNPERADRTLQSTKMGHDPAGVAVKSEYDPTPEPNQSQPPDPRTTESDTAFSCDFSPINF; encoded by the exons ATGGAAGACGACCACGAATCAGTGAATGATTTTG ACAGCACCAGTCTGCTCTGTGAGGAGCATGTGGGGAAGGACGCAGGGCAGCCATACTTTGGGGAAACAGCGAAGGGTcagaaagagaacagaaaagGAGTGCAggaagagacggagagagaaaaaagagtgCAGGAACAGAGGAAAGAGATTGAGGAAAAAGTGGCGGAGCAGCAACTGCAGGTGGTGGCAGCGAgcaatgagagaaagagggaaggcgAGGACCTTGACGGAGGAAAGCCATCGTCGTTCTTCTCTTTGGAAGATGAGGAGGAGCCAGACGTGCCGCGGGCGGAGTCAGGCTGCCCCATCGGCCTGCTGGCGGTGTGTGATCAGGAGGAGTTCTTCAGCTCCGGCCTGCCCACGGACAGCTCCAGCCCGGTCGCCCCGCCCTTTTGCCCCATGCGGATTCAGCAGCCCCGCCCGCAGAAGAGGCCCCATAGCGGCAGCCCTACCTccgaagccccgcccctgtTGCCCCTGGAGTCCACAGAGCCCAACCCCCCCGCGAAGCTGCCGCCCAAGGTGGTGAGTCTGGGGGACTTCCCGCCCTTGCAGGTGAAGTTCACTCAGGTGTACACCACGCGGCGGTACACGCGCTACACCGCCCGCGGGCAGGGCGCCTTCCTGCAGTACCCCGGGGTCGGGGAGGGCAGCGAGGCCCTGAGGCTGGAGGAGCCCGCAGACCCGGCCCTCATGCCCCCCAAGCCGAAGAAGAAGATGCGCACCCTCTACACCACTG atcagctggaggagctggagcgctTGTTTCAGGACGATCACTACCCAGACAGCGACAAGCGAAAAGAGATAGCGGTCGCCATTGGCGTCACGCCCCAGAGAATCATG GTGTGGTTCCAGAACCGGAGGGCGAAGTGGCGTAAAGTGGAGAAGACGAGCGGGAGGCAGGAGCGGAGGCAGAGCCAGGAGGGGCGTGGCCACCTGCAGATCTGTGCCCCTCAGGCGAG GGGGGGTCTTCCCACAGTGCAAGCATCTCGTCTGACCCCACAGACCAGCCAGGCCCTGCCCCACTATAACACCATCCTGCCCAACTGCCCCAGCCCCACTG GTGTGGCGGTGGGAGGGGACGTTGGGCAGCAGTCCCTGACGGCCACAGGTCCTCCCGGGCCAGCAGTGGATCACCTGCCCCCTGTGATGCTGAGCCCGCCCCCCCTGCGACGGGCCAGTCTGCCCCTGCTGACCTCCTacaacccccccaaccacctGGCCCCTCTCCTCCTGGACACGCCCGACAGCAGCTTCACCACGCCCCATCCAGACAGCGCTGGCAAGGAGAGCCAGGG GACCTCCAGCTCCCTGTTTGACTACAGCGAGACCATGGGAAACACGGTGAAGGTGGACACGCAGCACTATCTCCACAGTGGCCACCAGGGCGGCGCTCTGTCGTACCAGCTCAACCCGTACCCTCAGCAGCACAGCAGCCTCCTGCCGGCCTCCAGCCTGGGCCAGTACTCCCGCCTCTCCTACCTGgccccctcctccagcctggCGCCCACCCCGCCGGACAGCAACCCGCCCTCGTACCTGACGTTTGGGACGGGGGGCAGCGCAGGGGTGGTGACCTACACAGCCGGGGGACAGGCCTACTTCCAGTCCCAGAGCGGGAGCCAGTTCCTCCTGCAGTCAGGCGTGCACG GTGGGATCAGCGCATTTCAGGCCTGCCCGTGGAGCGACGTGTACGGCCAGACGAGCCAGTTCCCCCCCACGGTGTACCACCGCGCCCAGTACGCGCCTGGCGGAGCTGCAGGCCTGGCCTCCGCCCAGCACTACATCCAGATGCAGAGGCCAGGGGCCGGACCGGGTCAGACCGTGTTCCAGCCCGTTCAGAGGGGGCCTGTGGGCCCCGTGGCCTCCTTACAGCTCCCTCCGACCTCCACTCTGCGCCCCCAGTACCAGAACCCGGAGAGGGCCGACCGGACCCTACAGAGCACCAAGATGGGGCACGACCCTGCTGGCGTCGCGGTGAAATCGGAGTACGACCCGACACCCGAGCCCAATCAGAGCCAGCCGCCAGACCCCCGGACCACAGAGTCTGACACAGCCTTCAGCTGCGACTTCTCCCCCATCAACTTCTGA
- the LOC118233775 gene encoding uncharacterized protein LOC118233775 isoform X1 encodes MCTQKSYHEPEKRLRFQLVWDVHLTFKLSDSTSLLCEEHVGKDAGQPYFGETAKGQKENRKGVQEETEREKRVQEQRKEIEEKVAEQQLQVVAASNERKREGEDLDGGKPSSFFSLEDEEEPDVPRAESGCPIGLLAVCDQEEFFSSGLPTDSSSPVAPPFCPMRIQQPRPQKRPHSGSPTSEAPPLLPLESTEPNPPAKLPPKVVSLGDFPPLQVKFTQVYTTRRYTRYTARGQGAFLQYPGVGEGSEALRLEEPADPALMPPKPKKKMRTLYTTDQLEELERLFQDDHYPDSDKRKEIAVAIGVTPQRIMVWFQNRRAKWRKVEKTSGRQERRQSQEGRGHLQICAPQARGGLPTVQASRLTPQTSQALPHYNTILPNCPSPTGVAVGGDVGQQSLTATGPPGPAVDHLPPVMLSPPPLRRASLPLLTSYNPPNHLAPLLLDTPDSSFTTPHPDSAGKESQGTSSSLFDYSETMGNTVKVDTQHYLHSGHQGGALSYQLNPYPQQHSSLLPASSLGQYSRLSYLAPSSSLAPTPPDSNPPSYLTFGTGGSAGVVTYTAGGQAYFQSQSGSQFLLQSGVHGGISAFQACPWSDVYGQTSQFPPTVYHRAQYAPGGAAGLASAQHYIQMQRPGAGPGQTVFQPVQRGPVGPVASLQLPPTSTLRPQYQNPERADRTLQSTKMGHDPAGVAVKSEYDPTPEPNQSQPPDPRTTESDTAFSCDFSPINF; translated from the exons ATGTGCACTCAGAAAAGCTATCACGAACCAGAGAAAAGGTTGAGATTTCAGCTTGTTTGGGATGTGCACTTGACCTTCAAGCTCAGCG ACAGCACCAGTCTGCTCTGTGAGGAGCATGTGGGGAAGGACGCAGGGCAGCCATACTTTGGGGAAACAGCGAAGGGTcagaaagagaacagaaaagGAGTGCAggaagagacggagagagaaaaaagagtgCAGGAACAGAGGAAAGAGATTGAGGAAAAAGTGGCGGAGCAGCAACTGCAGGTGGTGGCAGCGAgcaatgagagaaagagggaaggcgAGGACCTTGACGGAGGAAAGCCATCGTCGTTCTTCTCTTTGGAAGATGAGGAGGAGCCAGACGTGCCGCGGGCGGAGTCAGGCTGCCCCATCGGCCTGCTGGCGGTGTGTGATCAGGAGGAGTTCTTCAGCTCCGGCCTGCCCACGGACAGCTCCAGCCCGGTCGCCCCGCCCTTTTGCCCCATGCGGATTCAGCAGCCCCGCCCGCAGAAGAGGCCCCATAGCGGCAGCCCTACCTccgaagccccgcccctgtTGCCCCTGGAGTCCACAGAGCCCAACCCCCCCGCGAAGCTGCCGCCCAAGGTGGTGAGTCTGGGGGACTTCCCGCCCTTGCAGGTGAAGTTCACTCAGGTGTACACCACGCGGCGGTACACGCGCTACACCGCCCGCGGGCAGGGCGCCTTCCTGCAGTACCCCGGGGTCGGGGAGGGCAGCGAGGCCCTGAGGCTGGAGGAGCCCGCAGACCCGGCCCTCATGCCCCCCAAGCCGAAGAAGAAGATGCGCACCCTCTACACCACTG atcagctggaggagctggagcgctTGTTTCAGGACGATCACTACCCAGACAGCGACAAGCGAAAAGAGATAGCGGTCGCCATTGGCGTCACGCCCCAGAGAATCATG GTGTGGTTCCAGAACCGGAGGGCGAAGTGGCGTAAAGTGGAGAAGACGAGCGGGAGGCAGGAGCGGAGGCAGAGCCAGGAGGGGCGTGGCCACCTGCAGATCTGTGCCCCTCAGGCGAG GGGGGGTCTTCCCACAGTGCAAGCATCTCGTCTGACCCCACAGACCAGCCAGGCCCTGCCCCACTATAACACCATCCTGCCCAACTGCCCCAGCCCCACTG GTGTGGCGGTGGGAGGGGACGTTGGGCAGCAGTCCCTGACGGCCACAGGTCCTCCCGGGCCAGCAGTGGATCACCTGCCCCCTGTGATGCTGAGCCCGCCCCCCCTGCGACGGGCCAGTCTGCCCCTGCTGACCTCCTacaacccccccaaccacctGGCCCCTCTCCTCCTGGACACGCCCGACAGCAGCTTCACCACGCCCCATCCAGACAGCGCTGGCAAGGAGAGCCAGGG GACCTCCAGCTCCCTGTTTGACTACAGCGAGACCATGGGAAACACGGTGAAGGTGGACACGCAGCACTATCTCCACAGTGGCCACCAGGGCGGCGCTCTGTCGTACCAGCTCAACCCGTACCCTCAGCAGCACAGCAGCCTCCTGCCGGCCTCCAGCCTGGGCCAGTACTCCCGCCTCTCCTACCTGgccccctcctccagcctggCGCCCACCCCGCCGGACAGCAACCCGCCCTCGTACCTGACGTTTGGGACGGGGGGCAGCGCAGGGGTGGTGACCTACACAGCCGGGGGACAGGCCTACTTCCAGTCCCAGAGCGGGAGCCAGTTCCTCCTGCAGTCAGGCGTGCACG GTGGGATCAGCGCATTTCAGGCCTGCCCGTGGAGCGACGTGTACGGCCAGACGAGCCAGTTCCCCCCCACGGTGTACCACCGCGCCCAGTACGCGCCTGGCGGAGCTGCAGGCCTGGCCTCCGCCCAGCACTACATCCAGATGCAGAGGCCAGGGGCCGGACCGGGTCAGACCGTGTTCCAGCCCGTTCAGAGGGGGCCTGTGGGCCCCGTGGCCTCCTTACAGCTCCCTCCGACCTCCACTCTGCGCCCCCAGTACCAGAACCCGGAGAGGGCCGACCGGACCCTACAGAGCACCAAGATGGGGCACGACCCTGCTGGCGTCGCGGTGAAATCGGAGTACGACCCGACACCCGAGCCCAATCAGAGCCAGCCGCCAGACCCCCGGACCACAGAGTCTGACACAGCCTTCAGCTGCGACTTCTCCCCCATCAACTTCTGA
- the LOC118234333 gene encoding mtp family protein, translating to MRDVHLALLSRSLCCNVRTAAFVFTSYYLVSTLLVCVDIAVWVFSGKDLGGFVHSEHLTHGQQIFDTTSNFLLLCMMAISCVFALVGLRKGFSKHLVPFIVQVYLDLGLSMMSLFSGPWGLPGTPTFEESDRLVMQFTGGRQLEPKETARITTIFGVLFVLYLLMKVYTAHIVTKCYYVMKLTGEMKDSQKEESVSVKLPSYDEAVKMPPELLSPACKFI from the exons ATGCGCGACGTCCACTTGGCCCTGCTCTCCCGCAGCCTGTGCTGCAATGTCCGCACCGCTGCCTTTGTCTTCACCTCCTACTACCTG GTCTCCACTCTGCTGGTATGTGTAGACATAGCGGTTTGGGTCTTCAGTGGTAAAGATCTGGGTGGATTTGTCCACAGCGAGCACCTGACCCATGGCCAGCAGATAT TTGACACCACCTCTAACTTCCTGTTGCTGTGTATGATGGCGATCTCCTGTGTCTTTGCTCTGGTTGGACTTCGCAAG GGATTCTCCAAACACCTGGTACCCTTCATCGTCCAGGTGTACCTGGATCTGGGGCTCAGCATGATGTCTCTCTTCAGTGGCCCCTGGGGGCTCCCAGGAACCCCCACCTTTGAAGAGAGTGACCGTTTAGTG ATGCAATTCACAGGAGGAAGGCAGCTGGAGCCGAAGGAGACTGCTCGCATCACCACGATATTCGGAGTGCTGTTTGTCCTGTACCTGCTGATGAAG GTGTACACAGCACACATTGTGACCAAGTGTTACTATGTGATGAAACTGACTGGAGAAATGAAGGACAGCCAGAAAGAGGAGAGTGTATCG GTGAAACTGCCCTCCTATGATGAGGCTGTGAAGATGCCTCCCGAGCTGCTGTCTCCAGCCTGCAAGTTCATATGA
- the matn1 gene encoding cartilage matrix protein, giving the protein MKRRAIDNPPVPLSAAHSVSCPSASLSAAMKPGLPSSACLLLLCLLGARATTDPRQAAAMAAGLCKTRPTDLVFIVDSSRSVRPSEFEQVKVFLAKVIEGLNVGPNATRVGVINYASRVKNEVSLKTHRTKAALIKAVTRIEPLSTGTMTGLAIQFAVNVAFSEAEGARVRSPDVSKVAIIVTDGRPQDNVKDVAKKARDSGIEMFAIGVGRVDMNTLKQIASEPEEDHVDYVESYSVIEKLTKKFQEAFCVTDLCASGDHDCKQVCISKPGSYKCACKKGFTLMEDGRSCSRELAACSDSATDVVFLIDGSKSVRPENFELVKKWINQIVEKLDVAENKAHVGLVQYSSAVKSEFPLGQYNTKKDLKDAVKKMAYMERGTMTGQALSYLLDNSFAPNQGARPGVSKVAIVFTDGRSQDYIGDAAKKAKELGYKMYAVGVGNAVEDELREIASEPIAEHYFYTADFKAMNQIAKKLTGNICEKENPCECESIVKFQKKVEAALQALTKKLEGIAKRIAALENKIV; this is encoded by the exons atgaAAAGGAGAGCCATTGATAACCCCCCAGtccctctcagtgctgctcactCAGTCTCCTGCCCTAGTGCCAGCCTCTCTGCAGCCATGAAGCCGGGTCTGCCGTCCTCCGCATGCCTCCTGCTGCTGTGCCTGCTGGGGGCCCGCGCCACCACGGATCCCCGCCAAGCCGCCGCCATGG CTGCCGGCCTGTGCAAGACTCGCCCCACAGACCTGGTATTCATAGTGGACAGCTCCCGCAGTGTACGGCCATCCGAGTTTGAGCAGGTGAAGGTGTTCCTGGCTAAGGTGATTGAGGGGCTGAACGTCGGACCCAACGCCACCCGCGTGGGCGTGATCAACTACGCCAGCCGGGTGAAGAACGAGGTGTCGCTGAAGACCCACCGCACCAAGGCTGCGCTGATCAAAGCCGTCACCCGCATCGAGCCGCTCTCCACCGGCACCATGACCGGCCTCGCCATCCAGTTCGCCGTCAACGTGGCCTTTAGCGAAGCCGAGGGGGCCCGCGTGCGCTCTCCCGACGTCAGCAAG GTGGCAATCATTGTGACAGACGGGCGTCCCCAGGACAATGTTAAAGATGTGGCGAAAAAAGCAAGGGATTCTGGGATTGAAATGTTTGCCATTGGCGTGGGCCGTGTGGACATGAACACGCTGAAGCAGATTGCCAGTGAGCCTGAGGAGGACCACGTGGACTATGTGGAGAGCTACAGTGTCATTGAGAAGCTCACCAAGAAGTTCCAGGAGGCTTTCTGTG TCACGGACCTGTGCGCAAGCGGAGACCACGACTGTAAGCAGGTATGCATCAGCAAGCCCGGCTCTTACAAGTGCGCCTGCAAGAAGGGATTCACCCTCATGGAGGACGGACGATCCTGCAGTCGTGAGTTGGCAG CTTGCAGTGATTCTGCTACTGATGTGGTGTTCCTGATCGATGGCTCCAAGAGTGTGCGGCCCGAGAACTTTGAGCTGGTGAAGAAGTGGATCAACCAGATCGTGGAGAAGCTGGACGTGGCTGAAAACAAGGCCCATGTGGGGCTTGTGCAGTACTCCAGTGCGGTCAAGTCAGAGTTCCCACTTGGCCAATACAACACTAAAAAGGACCTGAAGGATGCCGTGAAGAAGATGGCCTACATGGAGAGGGGGACCATGACCGGTCAGGCCCTGAGCTACCTTCTGGACAACAGTTTCGCACCCAACCAGGGGGCCCGTCCAGGTGTCTCCAAAGTGGCCATTGTCTTCACCGATGGGCGTTCCCAGGACTACATTGGAGATGCTGCCAAGAAGGCTAAAGAGCTGG GATATAAGATGTACGCAGTGGGAGTTGGGAACGCGGTGGAGGATGAGCTGAGAGAGATTGCATCTGAGCCCATTGCCGAGCACTACTTCTACACCGCTGACTTCAAGGCGATGAACCAGATCGCCAAGAAGCTTACCGGGAACATctgtgaaa AAGAGAATCCCTGTGAATGTGAATCAATTGTCAAGTTCCAGAAAAAGGTTGAAGCTGCTTTGCaagcattaacaaaaaaat TGGAGGGCATAGCGAAGAGGATCGCAGCACTGGAGAACAAAATCGTCTGA